A portion of the Ralstonia nicotianae genome contains these proteins:
- a CDS encoding surface-adhesin E family protein: MKTGGWRRQGAIAAAVLAAAQWVSVPAFAQASSTREGMQAAASAPAPEPGGTDVRWRRFVGVNGVESYLDRQSVKPPAGADAEAPTVSFRLLRNVLPDFTIKTADGQPIRSSVKQVVLDCAHRSYTVIAQTLYRARNATGKPLYQIHYGNDAQSRVLREGSVFDWIAGRFCAPPR, translated from the coding sequence ATGAAGACAGGAGGCTGGCGCCGGCAAGGCGCCATCGCGGCGGCCGTGCTGGCGGCCGCGCAGTGGGTATCGGTGCCGGCGTTCGCCCAGGCGTCGTCGACACGTGAGGGGATGCAGGCGGCGGCGAGCGCACCCGCGCCCGAGCCGGGCGGCACGGATGTCCGCTGGCGCCGCTTCGTCGGTGTGAACGGCGTGGAGTCGTATCTCGATCGCCAGTCGGTCAAGCCGCCGGCCGGGGCGGACGCCGAGGCCCCCACCGTGTCGTTCCGGCTGCTGCGCAATGTGCTGCCGGATTTCACCATCAAGACCGCCGATGGCCAGCCGATCCGCTCGTCGGTCAAGCAGGTGGTGCTGGATTGCGCGCACCGCTCCTACACGGTGATCGCGCAGACGCTTTACCGTGCCCGCAACGCCACCGGCAAGCCCCTCTACCAGATCCATTACGGCAACGATGCGCAAAGCCGCGTCCTGCGCGAGGGCAGCGTGTTCGACTGGATCGCCGGCCGCTTCTGCGCGCCGCCCCGCTGA